GGCGGGCCGGCCAGGTCGCCGAACCGGGTCGACATGGTCTGGGTGACCGTCCCCCCGATCGCCCGGTGGCCGGCGTCGTGGGCGTCCAGCGCGTCGGTCAGCCAGGTCCAGCCGACCCCGGGCAGCAGCGGGTCGGCGGCCAGGTCGACCTCCAACTCGGCGGTCACGTAGGTGACCAGTCGCAGGGTGCCCTGCCACGCCTCGTGCCCGACCGGGTCGTGCAGCAGGATCAGCCGGCCGGTGGCCACCTCGTCGCCGTCGCGCAGCACCGTCGCGGAGAGCGCGAACGCGTACGGGGCCAGCCGCTGGGGAGCGCCGACCTCCTCCAGCGTGATCTCCGGCCGGGGCGCCGCCGCCCGCAGCCCGGCGACCGCGCGGGCGAAGGTCTCCGGGAGCGCGATCGGGGGGGCCATGCCGGCAGCCTATGCCGCCGCCCGCCCACCCGCTTCGGCGGCGCGCCGACGCCCGATCCGGCCGCCGTTCCCGTT
The nucleotide sequence above comes from Micromonospora sp. NBC_00389. Encoded proteins:
- a CDS encoding DUF3000 domain-containing protein, producing MAPPIALPETFARAVAGLRAAAPRPEITLEEVGAPQRLAPYAFALSATVLRDGDEVATGRLILLHDPVGHEAWQGTLRLVTYVTAELEVDLAADPLLPGVGWTWLTDALDAHDAGHRAIGGTVTQTMSTRFGDLAGPPTAGDIEIRASWTPVDDDLTPHLLGWCALLASTAGLPPPGVTALSDRRPAGAA